The Tolypothrix sp. PCC 7712 region CCGCCCAAATCAAGAGAAAGACGTGGAAACGGAAATAGTCCCAGACCTATTGCTAAACCCCGTATCCGCTAGGTTGAAATTGCAACATCAGTCTGGGCGGTTTCTACTCCGCTCAGGCATTCTGGCAAAATGGGAGATATGCGATCGCAACTTGCTAGAATTGGGCAATTATTTTGAGAGCTTTATTGCTTCAGTGTGGGTTTGACTAATAAAAATTTGGGAATTGTGAAAAAACATCCAAATTTGCTAATCTGGCATGAGTGGCGTAGGCATCGCGTCACTAGATAAATGCTCGAAATTCTTTTGAGAATTCAACAGGTGAGTATTTCTCATCCAGAGAAGCGATCGCCATACTGCTGTTATTAACATTTTTATGCAACTCTGAATTATCTCTGTAAGGGGGTGAAACTGGGGAGTGGCCGAAGTCCGTTTAGGTGAGAACGAGTCAATAGACTCTGCTATTAGACGCTTTAAAAAGAAAATTCAAAAAGCTGGAATTTTATCTGAAGTTAGACGCAGGGAAAGATACGAAAAACCTAGCTTACGACGCAAGCGTAAAGAGGAAGCTGCACGCAAAGGTATCCGCTACTAAATTCAGGTAGCATCCTTGCTAAATGTGGTTAACTCATATTAAAGCAACCCTAGAAAAAGTAGAGATACGATCATCGTGTCTCTACTTTTCCCCTTGATGGGGGATTGGGGAACTCGGGGCCCCCTCTGGGGATAAGGGGTAATGGGGATTGGGGATTGGGGACTGGGGAACTCGGGGCCCCCACGACCGCAGGGAGTGGGGATTAGGGGTAATGGGGATTGGGGACTGAGAGATGAGGAAGATGAAGGGAAATAACAAACACCCATTACCAATTACCAATTACCCATTACCAATGCCCTATGCCCTATGCCCCATGCCCATACGAAATAGCAAATAAAAAGATAAATTAACAAATACTATGGCAGATGCCTTCAAGATTGAGCTGCCGGATATTCCCAGTGCGATCGCTCTTGCTGGAGATGGAGAAGAGAATCTCAAACTCTTATCTCAGCAAACAGGCGCTAGCTTGGTGTTACGCGGACAGGACTTACATATTTCAGGTACACAAAAGCAAATTGATTTGGCTTCACGATTAGTGCGATCGCTTGAAGACCTCTGGATTAAAGGTAATTCTATCTCTAGTGCGGATATTGATACCGCCCGTCAAGCTTTAGATACCCATCGAGAAGGCGAGTTGCAAGATTTACAGCGAGATATTCTTGCAAAAACTCGCAGAGGTGAAGAAATTCGCGCTAAAACCTTTAAACAAAGGCAGTATATTGAAGCTATCCACAAACGTGACCTCATTTTCTGCACTGGGCCAGCTGGGACTGGTAAGACTTTTTTGGCTGTTGTTGTTGCTGTGCAAGCACTCTTAGCCAATCAGTATGAAAAGCTGATTTTAACGCGTCCTGCCGTGGAAGCAGGAGAAAAACTCGGCTTTTTACCTGGGGATTTGCAGCAGAAAGTCAATCCCTATCTGCGCCCACTTTATGATGCAATTAATGAATTTATCGATCCGGAAAAAGTCCCCAATTTAATAGAACGCGGTGTAATTGAAGTTGCACCACTGGCTTATATGCGAGGACGCACCTTAAATAATGCATTTGTGATTGTCGATGAAGCCCAAAACACCACACCAGCGCAAATCAAAATGGTTTTGACGCGTTTGGGTTTCCGTTCGCGTATGGTAATCACAGGAGACATGACACAAACCGATTTACCAGTAAACCAACAATCAGGTTTAGCCGTAGCCTTACACATCTTAAAACACGTTGAAGGTATTGCCTTTTGCGAATTTTCTCAAAGAGATGTCGTGCGTCATCCCCTAGTTCAGCGCATTGTTGCTGCTTACGAAAAATACGAAGCCTAGTCCAGAATCAGGCAATTTTAGATTTTGGATTTTGCGAAAAGTCGGAGCGCCGGCTTCCGGCGATCTGAACTTTTCAAGACAGATTTTGGATTTGAGATTTTAAATGGATGTCACGAATCAATCCACTTTCTTTGTACCATCAATAAATAATTGGTCATTTCATTAGACAATGACCAATGACAAAGGACAAATGACAAAGGACAAATGACAAAGGACAAATGACAAATGACCACAACCTTAAAAGAATTTTTAACAGCTTGCGAAAATTTAGGAACTTTACGTTTAATTGTGACTAGTAGTGCTGGTGTTTTAGAAGTTAGAAGCAAGCTAGAAAAGCTATTTTATGCAGAGTTACCCAAGGGTAAATATGCAAATATGCATACCGAAAATTTTGAGTTTCACTTGAATATGGACAAAATTACTCAGGTTAAATTTGAAACTGCTGAAGCAAAAAGAGGCAACTTTACAACCTATGCTATCCGGTTTTTAGATGATAAACAGGAACCAGCTTTAAGCCTATTTTTGCAATGGGGTAAGCCAGGAGAATATGAACCGGGTCAAGTAGAAAATTGGCAAGCTCTTAAAGAGAAATACGGAGAAGTTTGGCAACCTTTACCAGCGGAAATATAAATATATTTGGTAATTGGTGTTAGGTGTTGGGTGTTTGGTAATAGGTAATTGGTAATTTATTCTACCCCTGCTCCCTACCCCCCTCCTTCCTCATCTCCCTCATCTCCCTCATCTCCCTCATCTCCCTCATCCCCAATCCCCAATCCCCAATCCCCACTAGAGGATTTGCAAAATTTCTTGAGCCGCGCGATCGCAGACTCCAATTTCTCCTAAAGACTCGCGCATTTGTTGATAATCGG contains the following coding sequences:
- the rpsU gene encoding 30S ribosomal protein S21, which encodes MAEVRLGENESIDSAIRRFKKKIQKAGILSEVRRRERYEKPSLRRKRKEEAARKGIRY
- a CDS encoding PhoH family protein is translated as MADAFKIELPDIPSAIALAGDGEENLKLLSQQTGASLVLRGQDLHISGTQKQIDLASRLVRSLEDLWIKGNSISSADIDTARQALDTHREGELQDLQRDILAKTRRGEEIRAKTFKQRQYIEAIHKRDLIFCTGPAGTGKTFLAVVVAVQALLANQYEKLILTRPAVEAGEKLGFLPGDLQQKVNPYLRPLYDAINEFIDPEKVPNLIERGVIEVAPLAYMRGRTLNNAFVIVDEAQNTTPAQIKMVLTRLGFRSRMVITGDMTQTDLPVNQQSGLAVALHILKHVEGIAFCEFSQRDVVRHPLVQRIVAAYEKYEA
- a CDS encoding ChuX/HutX family heme-like substrate-binding protein — encoded protein: MTTTLKEFLTACENLGTLRLIVTSSAGVLEVRSKLEKLFYAELPKGKYANMHTENFEFHLNMDKITQVKFETAEAKRGNFTTYAIRFLDDKQEPALSLFLQWGKPGEYEPGQVENWQALKEKYGEVWQPLPAEI